The nucleotide window tACTGGGAAAACGAGAGCGTTCACTGTCGTCTGCTCCCTACGTTTGCTACTATACCACTGTACTGTGCTATCTCGTCACGAGCCGTAACAGCCGAGTCATCGCTCAAAATCGACAAATTTATCACCGAACAAGAATCCAACATATAATATGATGTATCAAAATCAACATCTCATCCTGTCAGGTGACGGGTTAAATTTTTAGCATCGGCAAAGTGTTGTATTGCTGTTGAACTTCTGCGGTAGGCTGTAATAAAGCGAGAATGTTTACCGTAGCCATGTACAGTAGCTTGTGCCACTTCGTCGACAGCTCGATAGGAGCCGCGGCCACAATGAAGTGTTTTCATAAAACACCTGTAAAATCGAGATCGAATGAACATTACAtggcaaatgttaaaagtttctttttgcgctttgtttactgtgattgtttatgattttagtttcattcataattACAACGAACGATGATACACTTCTCCTCTCAATTTCAAACAACGTCCAAGGCGTTGAGAATATGCGAACGTACGATCTTCATAGGGCATCGTACTCAGTCCTCCAGTCCTCGCCAGTTTCGAGCAATATAACTTTCCTAGGTACAGTGTGGTTGCATAAATGACCAACAAGAACGATGTGATACAGTTCAATTGTGGTTTTATTCACATATTATGACCGAAGTCAGGAACTGACAGCAGTAAATGAATGACGACTGCAGCATTGCACAGCGTGTTCGTTCGAATCGTACAGTGTAAACAACGTGTAAGCACCGCTATGAACAGCAAGACAAGGTTAAATTTCGAtgcattatttacattattactttaccttcaaacaaaataatacatcTGAAGATACTATATCGTCCTCCTTTCCCTTGTCCTCGCTGATAACGGCTATATCCATTCAAGTTTTGCGCGGAAAATCCGACAGCGAGACACTACTCTGACGCATCGAGAGGAACGTGCGTCCGAATGTGAACGGAATCAGCTGGAGCCGTACCACTTCATCCGCCACGCCGACATAATAAAGGTCCAAATTACATCGCGCgggaaagtgaaaataaaaaaaagtgggtctatgcatgtgataaatatataatctcccagtatttctcactcatgtgacgtcatcgaagactcGGGTTTCCCCCAACATAGCTGTATCCCTCCTCGCCTaccggctcggagggatactgCCGCTATGTTGGGGGAAACCctcgtcttcgatgacgtcacactcgttcgaaatactgggagattatatataaatatatatatatatatatctgtatgtatatatctgtatgtatatatctgtatatatatatatatatatatatatatatgtgtgtgtgtatatgtgtgtgtgtttgtgtgtgtggtgtgtgtcaGTGTCTGTATcgctgtgtgtgtgtacatagaAATGACCACAAATATGTATGCAGTTACGTTTAAAATCGCTCTCTAATATTAGGTACAATGGATTGTCGATTGATATTTCAGACCTTCGTATTTGATTATCGGTTAGATTTGACCTACAGAAGAGACTTTTGAGTAAGTTTGAACACGTATATCCATGGAGACATCATAACCTCATGTGATGTGAAGTTCGTGATATAGCGGTCCAGGGTGACTGAAGGTAGAATTCCTTTGCTCCTTTGGTGAGGCCGGTGTTTGCTTGGCAACCTGGCGTGCGCAGTGAGTCACCAGCCGTGAGAGCATACGAGGGGCTATGACAGTGCATCATAAATACAGATATCTCGATTTATGTCATGCTGTACATCTGCAGTCACGTGATGAAACAGCGAAATTGCACACATATCAAAAATCACAATTACTCGATAAAAAAGTCTCTTAAGACATTCTTTTTTCTTAAAATATAAACATAAGTTGTTAATAAATAACAGTTAGGTGGCGCTCTTTATCAAATCAGTCGACCCATAGTAAATATAACGGCATATTTGTCCCAAAGGACTGTCCAGAGTTTTAATACTTTCTGCGGTTAGTTCCCGCTCGTCGCCGCTGTCTTTGTTTTGATTAAGTACGTTTCGTATTGTGAAGAGATTGTTTTGCCAGTCGAATTTCTTGACGAAGAGATTTCTGCCTCGCGAACTCGGAGGTTTGGCCATACTGTCTGGCTCTATATGCAGAATGTTCCTGTTTCTCATTGCGAGGTCgtagtgacctttgaccacaGTACACTCCCAGCAGCTCTCTCTAAATCTTTTAAAGCTCTCGTAATAAAGTTTAAGAAATTTTGAATCTTTGTTTGCAAGGATAATTTCGTTGCTGAAAGCATTTTTGTCCGCTTTCCCAACCACGTAGTCGTAATATCGGAGAGGTTCAAGGGGAGCAACTACGTATATACTTGTATTGAGGTAAATACCGCCCCCTTCGGTAAGTATCTGTAGCTTTGCGACATCAACTGAGCGATCGGATAACTTTTGATCGAGCTTCCTGTCAAAAACTTTGGCAGGGGGCGTCCTATGAACTACTTTCAGTGTCGGGATAAATTCCTTGGCCTCAAGCCACCATTTCCCCGTCGGTTCGCAGTCCGTATGGAAGTATATCGCTTCTGCTTTCATCACCCTGTGCACGCTCAGAACACTGATAAGGTCCTCGAATTTGAAAGGGTGGCAAGAAAACCAGATGAAATGAGCGATATTTGGTATCACGTGGTGGTCCTTAGG belongs to Ptychodera flava strain L36383 chromosome 17, AS_Pfla_20210202, whole genome shotgun sequence and includes:
- the LOC139115867 gene encoding uncharacterized protein; this translates as MSGNSGHGDRAEQKSVSWRSILWSTGFSVTFFAVIITMFYLESTSPRPHFIQMVNTNNANKPKPRPSANNRSGNSAFSREALRNLTLEIRKVVGASEKQGLAYGLLKPKDHHVIPNIAHFIWFSCHPFKFEDLISVLSVHRVMKAEAIYFHTDCEPTGKWWLEAKEFIPTLKVVHRTPPAKVFDRKLDQKLSDRSVDVAKLQILTEGGGIYLNTSIYVVAPLEPLRYYDYVVGKADKNAFSNEIILANKDSKFLKLYYESFKRFRESCWECTVVKGHYDLAMRNRNILHIEPDSMAKPPSSRGRNLFVKKFDWQNNLFTIRNVLNQNKDSGDERELTAESIKTLDSPLGQICRYIYYGSTDLIKSAT